The segment CTATAAATTCTTATCACTATTAAATTTAGTTTGACATTCTTCGATTTTCACTCTCCAATATATTATTTAACTATATTCAACCATCGGCATAACCATTACATCTTCTTTTGGTGCAAGGGGAAGCGTACCAGTAGCCGTTATAGCTAACTTCCTCTAGTCAAATTCTAAAAGGTACAAATAGTTGTGCGCTATAGGTACCAATAAAGCTACGCAAATGGACCAATTATGgtctaaaaatgcaaaaaaaagagtgactattgatacatatgaaatttattaataaatttattaattatttgtttcTTCGattttttaaagttagtaattaAGAAATTAGATATACAAAGAGCGAACCATTATTAGAACATGAACGATAATTGACACtagttttataatttataaaaaaaatataattaattttattttatatcttctttctaCATCTCTTACAAGCATATCATGAATCTTGACAACGAAATTTATTATCTTCTTATAGACTATCCATAAAAAATTATCTTCTTCTTGATTGAGAGGTCCTACCAATTGACCTTTGTCTCATCTTCCATACACAAAGATACAAAAATTTGGACATCAACCACCTACTTAGGTACTTATCGTTTCTGTAACAGATATAAAAATGTTCGACATTATAGTTCGGGAACATCGAGAACGGAGTACTTAAGTAAATAAATCGCTGTCCCGCTGTTCACTTTCATGGATGTCCACCGGCTCAAGTTCTAACTAAACACGCATATTCGCCCATTAAAGTCGCGACAATCCTTTAATTGcacaataatatatataataaataggTTAGCCCATTTCTTCACTTGTGAAGAAGTACCGTATTATTTCTCGGCAGGCGAAGAATTCCCTGAAAACAAAACGGCATGGAGTACAGAAACCTGGGCCGCACAGGGCTGAAAGTGAGTAGATTATCATACGGTGCATGGGTCAGTTTCGGCTTCCAATTAGGTGTAGAAGAGGCCAAATCCGTGTTGTCCTGCTGCAGAGAATTGGGTGTcaatttctttgataatgcagaagTGTATGCCGAAGGAAAAGCAGAAGAAATCATGGGGCAGGCCATCAAAGAGCTCGGGTGGAAGCGCTCTGATGTTGTCATTTCGACCAAGATCTTCTGGGGTGGGAAGGGACCCAATGATACGGGATTGTCCAGGAAGCACCTGATTGAGGGAATTCAAGCCTCGCTGAAACGATTGCAGATGGAGTATGTGGATGTCCTGTTCTGCCACAGGCTTGATAAGGGGACGCCTGTGGAGGAGACAGTGAGGGCCATGAATTATATCATTGATCAGGGCTGGACCTTCTATTGGGGCACCAGCAATTGGACCAAGGACACGATTCAAGAAGCTTGCGAGATTGCCGATAGGCTAGGTTTGATTGGTCCCCAAGTGGAGCAGCCTAGATATAATTTGCTGGCAAGGGACAAGGTACTGTTTTTTCTTTCATAATCTTTCATTAATTAGATTTAACAAGATTAGGAGCCAGAGTAAGAGGAACCATTTCATGGCTGTTGGAATTTTTCCTATGCATATAGGCTTCTACAGTTCAAGATTACGAGATATCATTGTGTTCATTTATTTAGTATTTAATGTGAAAGCGATTTCTTGAATGATCCATCATGAGTAGTAATTTGTAGCGTCCCATCTTTCACAAATTATGAATAGTGATTCAAAAAACCAGTCTCCCCTGAGCTTCAATGCTCTGCTTGATTGATATTCACCGGATGAAGAGATGGGATTAAAATTGGCCAAAAATGATATGACATTTAGGATTGTTTGCATCGCTCTTCTATACATATATTGAAACTTCTCTCCCCTGTATCAGCTGGGAGAGATGGCACTTGCGAATTACTGCACCTGAGCCTCTGCGTTGTCAGAGAACGATCTGAGCCTCTCGAATTTTGAAGCTGGGCCATCTTGGCAATGGACACACCTCCTTACTCCGGATCACAGCGCCGCACTATGtggttattaaatattaaataaagggTTCAACACCATGATCTCCCCTGGAGTACCCTTCAGGATACTACCGCAGTCTGCATGGAAGTCTGATGGGTTTAGTGCACTTATCCTGTCCGATCATACCTAATCATTTGCTTCTTGTTTTTGTATGTCAAGTGTAGATTAACAGATTAAATTTTAAGTTTGGTCTGATGAGATTCTACCATAGCTAATTTTTAAGCCCCACGCCCCCTAGCTACTTTAGTATACAAAATTTGTCCCATGATATTAATGCCACTTCATCTTTTTCTACCAATCCTTGCTAAAAGAACATTCACGTCTTTTGGACCAATAAGTGATTTATTCCGGAAATAAGGGCAAGGTGTGAGAGCATGTAGATGGGCATACAGGGGATGACTGTTTCAAGCATAATCATCCTCCTCGCCCAAGAGAGACATTGTTCCTTGCATGAAAATAACCTCTTGTCCATTTTCTATTTTAACGGGTCCCATGGATTACTATTTCTCATCCCCTTATCCAAGGGTAAAACTAGATAAGAATAGGGTAGCTTCCCTTCTCGAATTTAAGGATATTTAagatttttgtttctttccttggTGATACCTTTAGAAAAAAACACCTCAAATTTAGTCTGATTAATTTTTTGTTCATATGCTTTGGTGTACTGTTCTAGAATCTTGTGGATTTGTCTTGCTTCTTTcctctttgcaacaccaaacaataTTGTATCGTCTACAATTTGTTGGTGGGTGTTGGTTTGGATCTTGCTAGTTACTTTATTCCCCTCAATTTGTCCCACCAATTGAGCGCTCTTGAAGGCCCTTCTAAGAGCCTCTGTAATTATAATGAATAAGAAGGGAGACATTAGGGACCCCTCACTCTCAACCCCCTTGATGTATCAAAGAAGCCTTTGAGACCCATTAATGAGGATTGATAACCTTGGGCTAGAGATGCAAGTAAAGATCTAATTGATGCATTGTTTGTCGCACCCAAATGCCTCTAGAACCTTGCATAGGAACCTCCAATCCACCTTGTCATAAGCCTTCTTTATGTCTAGTTTTTTAAGCCTTCCTAAAACCTGATTACTCTGAAGAGAATGTATAGCTTCTTGCACGATAATAGCCCCATTGAGGATCGATATAACCGAGACAAACTCGGTTTGCTCCTCAGAAATGATGTTGGTTAAGAGGGTCTTTAACCTATTTAACTATACTTTGGCCATGACTTTATAGACTATGTTGCATTTAAGGAGATTCATCTAAAGTCCTCAAAAGCAAAAGCCTTCTCCTTTTTTGGGATAACTACAATgacaatattttttatttctcttaATAATCTACCAAAATTTCTTGCTACTTTTAGAACCTCTGTTAGTCCCACCCAAATAATACTCTGGACAACATTTTTAAAAAAACTAGCTAAAAAGTCATCTAGCCTGGGGACTTTGTTAGGGTGTAGTTGTTTTAATGTTGCTTCTACCTCTTTGACTAAGAACTTTTCCTTAAGAATTTTGTTTTAATTGTCGATGATTAATCTTAGAATGTGGTGAAGGAGAGCAAATTGGGACATATGATCCAAATCCTCTAGATTGTTCAATACACTAGTAAATAATTTCATCATCCTCCTCGCAATCTCCTTGGGGTCCTCAGTAAAGGAACcatcaatattttttaattttgagatCCTATTTAAGTCCCTATGCTGCTTTGTCACATTGTGGAAGTACTTGGTGTTCTTGTCTTCTTCAGTCATCTAATTTCCTTTAGATTTTTGTTTCTAGAATATCTCTTCTTTAACAAGGATGTCTTCATATTCCCTCATTAACTCTTTTTCTTTCATGAAACTATTCTGGTACATGCCTTTCAATATGACCTCATCATTTAATTTTCCCATCTCCTCTTCTATTTCTTTTTTGGTAGCAAATATGTCTTTGAAATGGTCCTTGTTTTATTTGGTAGCAAG is part of the Cryptomeria japonica chromosome 10, Sugi_1.0, whole genome shotgun sequence genome and harbors:
- the LOC131040904 gene encoding probable voltage-gated potassium channel subunit beta isoform X2 — translated: MEYRNLGRTGLKVSRLSYGAWVSFGFQLGVEEAKSVLSCCRELGVNFFDNAEVYAEGKAEEIMGQAIKELGWKRSDVVISTKIFWGGKGPNDTGLSRKHLIEGIQASLKRLQMEYVDVLFCHRLDKGTPVEETVRAMNYIIDQGWTFYWGTSNWTKDTIQEACEIADRLGLIGPQVEQPRYNLLARDKVEVELMPLYKDYGLGLTAYSPLASGFLSGKYSKDNIPSDSRFALKDYQHLKNNSLVDDKLQIVDELKPIAMELGVSLSQLAIAWCAANPNVSTVLTGATKESQIRENMKSLEVIPLLTPEVMDKIEAVLKNKPSE